The Obesumbacterium proteus DNA window CAGTAGCCAGCATGGTGTGTCAAAGTATTTTGTTATTAATACTTACTTACATGTTAGCCGATGAATATCAAATATACCCACAACCACGACTCACTTAGGCTAAGCAAAGTGATAAGAATGAACCGTTTCGCGCACTCTTTGTATTTGCCACTTATGGAGCCAGCATGACCGAACAACAGATTAAATCCATTCTGCAACAGGTAAAGCACATAGCGTTAGTCGGTGCGAGCGATAAGCCACATCGCGCAAGTTATGGGGTGATGGCCTATCTGCTTGAACAAGGCTATCAAGTCACGCCCGTCAGCCCTAAATTGGCAGGGCAAGACCTGCTAGGCCAAAAAGTGTATGCCACCTTGGCTGAAATTCCGCACCCAATTGATATGGTTGATGTATTTAGAAATTCAGAGGCGGCTTACGGCGTAGCGGAGGAGGCTATTGCGGTTAACGCGAAGGTGCTGTGGCTCCAGCTTGGCGTCATCAATGAACAGGCTGAAAAACTGGCAACAGAGGCCGGATTACAGGTTGTGATGGATCGCTGCCCTAAAATTGATATCCCGCGCTTTGGATTAGAAAAGGCGTAAAACATAGACAAAAAAGCCCAGAATACTGTAACAGCGTTTACTTCAGCTCGATTTTAGGGGGAGCACACCGATGGGGTCGTAGCGGCGTAAGCCGCCGTAGCGCCCCGCGGTGTGGTAGACCCGTGTATCTCGAGCTTTTAATGAACGATGTTATAGAATTCTGGGCTTTTAAATAAAAGAATTCAGAACGTTAGTTTCTCAGCCGTGGTGCCTGCAACTGGTGGCGGATTGATTCGGCCAAATCATCCATAGAAGGCTGTTCAGGATGGGCATCGCTGTTTTCACCATCAAGCTGCGCTTCAGCCAAATAGGTATGCACCGCTTCACCATCATCATTCTCCATCACAACGTGATACCACGGCATATGACGCAAATGTTCATTTGCGGCTAGCTCGTCGGCGTCGGGTGCGACTTCGAGTGAATATTCAGGGTCAATATCTACCACCACGCCCAATGAGCCTAACAGTTTGTGGCGTACCTGCTGTCCGATGCCAAATTTGCTGGTAATCATAATGACCTCCTGAGAAACCGTTGCTCTTTCCCCTGTTATTGCGGGTCGCACCAACAGGGTTTACCTATAAATATGTGGGCGGAGACGAACGTTTCAACCTTATCCATGGTATTTGCCACTGCCTGAAACCGTTCATGGCAGCGACAATCGCTTTTTGATTAACCGACTACACGACAAGCAAAGCCTTTCAGATACAGACCTTCAGGGTAAGACGCGATAACCGGATGGTCGGCTGCCTGACGGTACTGCTCTATAAATTGTACATCACGTCCAGCATCTATGGCGGCATCGGCTAAAATTTTCTGGAACAATTCTATTGGCATGAGTCCTGAACAAGAGAAGCTCAGCAAGATGCCGCCGCTGTTCAGCAAGTTCATCGCCAACATATTGATATCTTTATAGCCACGGCATGCGCCCGCCAGCTGACTTTTGTTTTCGACAAACTTCGGCGGGTCCATGATGATAAGGTCAAATTTACGGCCTTCATCGCGGTATTTGCGCAGCAGTTGGAAAACGTCGTCACGGACGAACTCAGCCATACTCAAATCTAGCTGGTTGAGCTCGACGTTTTGGCGCGCCACGTCTAATGCCGCCTGTGAAGTATCTACGCTGATCACGTGCTCACAGCCGCCCATTAGTGCAGATACTGCGAATGCGCCGGTGTAAGAGAAACAGTTCAGCACTTTGGCGTTGGCTGAAAAACGACGCGCCGCGAGTCGGCTATCGCGCTGATCGAGGTAAAAGCCAGTTTTATGGCCTTCTTTAATATCAACCAAAATCTGCATGCCGTGTTCACGGATAGGCAGTAAGGCTGGTGGTTCATCGCCCAGCACTAAACCTTGTGCCAGCGGTAAACCTTCTTTTTTACGCACCGCAACGTCTGAACGATCGTAGATAGAACACTCTGGATAGCAATGCTGCAGCGCGGCTAACAGATTAGCACGCTGGTATTCTGCGCCTGCTGAAAGCAATTGCAGGACGATGAAATTTTGGAATCGGTCGATGGTAATGCCCGGCATGCCATCAGACTCACCGGCGATCAGACGATAACCTGTTAAATCATCGCGCTCGGCCAGCCATGTGCGCCATTGCTGAGCGGTTTGCAGGCGATTGATGAAAAAGTCACGATCCACGGCTTCCTGCTGATCAAATGTCCAAACACGCGCACGGATTTGAGACTGAGGTGAAAAAGCGGCGCGGGCCAGCCATTTTCCCTGAAAATCGCAAACGTCGATGGTTTCACCTGAAGCAGCATTACCCTCAACGCGGGTCACTGCACCGGAGAATACCCATGGATGGCGGCGGAGTAAGGACTTTTCGCGTCCTTTGGCAAGAAATAAACGTGCGGTCATGTTAGTTTTCTATGATCAATGATGAATCAGACAAATAAGGTGCGACATTGTCCGGTTATGGGACAAGAAAAGCAAATACCCAAATCATTCGGAGCTTAGGGAGGCAATATGTCAAAAGTCAGTATGGCGGCGTATGTCGCAGGCAGCGTGCAGGGCGTGGGCTTTCGCTATAACACGCAGCGTCAGGCACGGGCGCTCAATCTCACTGGTTACGCCTACAACATGAATGATGGACGAGTGGAAGTGGTGGTAGAAGGTGAGGCTGACGCGGTAGAGCAGCTGATTGAGTGGATAAAGCAGGGCGGTCCACGCGGTGCCCGAGTCGATCAGGTACTCACAGAACCGCGTCCGCTACAGAATTTCAGCCAGTTTAAAATCAAATACTGATTAAATGCATTTCACCGGTTTCGGCAAACCCGCAAGCTTGGTGGCTTGTTTTGCTGGGCCCTTAGGAAATAGGCGATATAAATAGCGGCTATTTCCTTTCTCTTCGCCATACTTTTGAGTCATGGCTTTTACCAGCATGCGAATGGCCGGTGACGTATTGAACTCCATATAGAACTCACGTACAAAACGCACCACTTCCCAGTGGGCTTCGCTCAGCTCAATACCTTCTTCCATCGCCAGCAAAGGCACCAGCTCTTCGCTCCAATCGCTACTGTTCAGTAAGTAACCCTGCGCATCCGTCTCAATCTGGCGGCCAGCAAATTCTAACATTGGGAATGTATCTCTTATCGACAAATCAGCGGCTATTGTAACTCAAGGAGCGGCAGTGCAGCAAAATGAGCAACCTGAGAGGGGAGAAGCAGCGTTTAAACCTACCGTGCAGAAACAAGAAAGCCCCGCTTTTGGCGGGGCACATTTTATTGGGTAAAACATGTTGTTGGGTAAAACCGTTCTACATATTCAGCTGGGCTGAATTAGTTACTGCGTGCGAAACCCAAAATGCTCAACAGGCTGATGAACAGGTTATACAGGGACACATACAGGCCAACGGTGGCGCGGATGTAGTTGGTTTCGCCGCCATGAATAATGTTGCTGGTTTCCCACAGGATGGCACCCGTAGAGAACAGGATAAACAGCGCACTGATTGCCAGCGACAGCGCAGGGATCTGTAAGAACAGATTAGCAATCACGGCAACCAGTAAAATAACAAAACCTGCCATCATCATTCCGGACAGGAATGACATATCTTTGCGCGTAGTCAGCACGTAGGCCGAGCAGCAGAAGAACACCGCCGCCGTACCACCCAGCGCCAGCATAATCAGATCGCCTGCACCGCTTGCGATAAAGGAACTTAAAATCGGGCCAAGGGTATACCCCATGAACCCAGTCAGCGCGAACACCGCCAAAATACCGGCAGGGCGATCGGCTAAACGATAGGTTAAGAACATCAGGCCATAGAAACCAACCAGCATCAACAGCAGACCCGGAGCAGGCAACATCAGCACCGTGCTAGCCGTGGCGGTTAATGCGGAGAACGCCAGCGTCAGTGCCAGCAGAAAATAAGTATTGCGCAACACTTTATGCGTGCTCAGCAGAGAGTCGCGCGAAGATGAGCTGGAAACAACAATACGGTCCATAGAATTTTTCTCTTGTGTAATGAATCGATCGGAAAATTATTGATCTAGAGCAAAATAATAGAGAGGACAGCGCATACACGAAAGGCGTTTTACCCTTCTTTACTTTGATTACCGAGGGAAACTATCTAACAGAAAGGTGCGATAACGTTGATGTTTTCATCAGTACGCTGAAAAATAAAACAAACAAACTAATAATTGGTGATTTTATCGGCATTCGATCATTCTCGTGCTTTACAAGAAATTCGTGTGCCGTTATAGTTCGTCCCGTTGCGGAGGAGTGGCTGAGTGGTTTAAGGCAGCGGTCTTGAAAACCGTCGAGTGTAACAGCTCCTAGAGTTCGAATCTCTACTCCTCCGCCAAAATTCGAAGGCCACGCTTTTAAGCGTGGCCTTTTTGCTTTGGTATTTTGCCAACCCCAAATGTGTTATCTCACGAGGGAAATCCCCTTAGCGAAATACATTCGCCTGTGTGGCATGGGCGATGTACTCAATGGCTTCCTGAGCACGCACGCTGTTTCCTTCTTTATCCAGCGGCGGTGAATAGACCGCAACCGCATATTTCCCCGGCACAACGGCAAAAATTCCACCGCCAACGCCACTTTTAGCTGGGATCCCCACGTTATACAGCCATTGGCCTGAACCGTCGTATAGTCCCGCAATCGCCATTTCAGCCAGAATCTTTGGCACGTTCTCTTCAGCGATCAGACGTTTACCGCTATAAGGTGATTGGCCATGATTAGCAATCGTCGCGCCCATTTTCGCTAAGTCGAGGGTGGAGGCATCTACGGAACATTGGCGGGTATAAAGATCCACGGCTTCACGCGGATTGCTATACAGCCGACCGTATGACTGCATCAGCAAGGCGAGAGCCTGATTATGCTGATTGGTTTCTGATTCAGACTGATAAACTTCTTGGTTAACGTGCAGTTGGTTGTCGGCAAAGGCATTCAGATTACCGATAATCTGTTGCCATTTTGCGTCAGGGGTCTTGGCGTTAAGCAAACTCACCGAGCTAATGGCACCCGCATTCACCAGCGGATTCTGCGGACGCTCTGGGCGCAGCTCAACGGCTAAGCCTGAATTAAAGGGAAGTCCAGTGGCATTCGCACCCAGCTTATTCAGCGTCTGTTTTTGCCCTTGTTGCTCCATCACCAGCGCCAGAGTAAAGACCTTGGTGAGCGATTCGAGGGGGAAAAGAGCATCTTTATTGCCAGCGGAAAATATTTTCCCATCAACGGTGGCGATGACGATAGCGTAATTATCAGGGCTATACTTCGCCAAGGCGGGAATGTAATCCGCCACATCTCCGCGTTTATCATTCTTAAATTGCGTGTAGGCATTTTGCACGATGGCTGAATAGTCAGTGGTTGACGATTCAGGACTCGGTGCCGTTTTGGCGTAGCTATTTCCCATCAAACACGCGGCAACAAACAGGGCCGCGACAAACTTGGTATTGACCAGAACGGTCGTTTTTATAAGCGTCTTCATATCAGTTTCCTAGCGTGATGAACTGCTGTGAGGCGGTAAGGCAGGAAAAGGGAAACATGCACCGCGGCATGTCTCCCTACAGATAGTGATGGTGGCAACGGGAATGTTATTTAGCTTCAGCTTCAATAATGAATTGCTCTGAAGGT harbors:
- a CDS encoding CoA-binding protein, which produces MTEQQIKSILQQVKHIALVGASDKPHRASYGVMAYLLEQGYQVTPVSPKLAGQDLLGQKVYATLAEIPHPIDMVDVFRNSEAAYGVAEEAIAVNAKVLWLQLGVINEQAEKLATEAGLQVVMDRCPKIDIPRFGLEKA
- the hspQ gene encoding heat shock protein HspQ; protein product: MITSKFGIGQQVRHKLLGSLGVVVDIDPEYSLEVAPDADELAANEHLRHMPWYHVVMENDDGEAVHTYLAEAQLDGENSDAHPEQPSMDDLAESIRHQLQAPRLRN
- the rlmI gene encoding 23S rRNA (cytosine(1962)-C(5))-methyltransferase RlmI, with product MTARLFLAKGREKSLLRRHPWVFSGAVTRVEGNAASGETIDVCDFQGKWLARAAFSPQSQIRARVWTFDQQEAVDRDFFINRLQTAQQWRTWLAERDDLTGYRLIAGESDGMPGITIDRFQNFIVLQLLSAGAEYQRANLLAALQHCYPECSIYDRSDVAVRKKEGLPLAQGLVLGDEPPALLPIREHGMQILVDIKEGHKTGFYLDQRDSRLAARRFSANAKVLNCFSYTGAFAVSALMGGCEHVISVDTSQAALDVARQNVELNQLDLSMAEFVRDDVFQLLRKYRDEGRKFDLIIMDPPKFVENKSQLAGACRGYKDINMLAMNLLNSGGILLSFSCSGLMPIELFQKILADAAIDAGRDVQFIEQYRQAADHPVIASYPEGLYLKGFACRVVG
- the yccX gene encoding acylphosphatase, translated to MSKVSMAAYVAGSVQGVGFRYNTQRQARALNLTGYAYNMNDGRVEVVVEGEADAVEQLIEWIKQGGPRGARVDQVLTEPRPLQNFSQFKIKY
- the tusE gene encoding sulfurtransferase TusE, with protein sequence MLEFAGRQIETDAQGYLLNSSDWSEELVPLLAMEEGIELSEAHWEVVRFVREFYMEFNTSPAIRMLVKAMTQKYGEEKGNSRYLYRLFPKGPAKQATKLAGLPKPVKCI
- the yccA gene encoding FtsH protease modulator YccA gives rise to the protein MDRIVVSSSSSRDSLLSTHKVLRNTYFLLALTLAFSALTATASTVLMLPAPGLLLMLVGFYGLMFLTYRLADRPAGILAVFALTGFMGYTLGPILSSFIASGAGDLIMLALGGTAAVFFCCSAYVLTTRKDMSFLSGMMMAGFVILLVAVIANLFLQIPALSLAISALFILFSTGAILWETSNIIHGGETNYIRATVGLYVSLYNLFISLLSILGFARSN
- the glsA gene encoding glutaminase A; this translates as MKTLIKTTVLVNTKFVAALFVAACLMGNSYAKTAPSPESSTTDYSAIVQNAYTQFKNDKRGDVADYIPALAKYSPDNYAIVIATVDGKIFSAGNKDALFPLESLTKVFTLALVMEQQGQKQTLNKLGANATGLPFNSGLAVELRPERPQNPLVNAGAISSVSLLNAKTPDAKWQQIIGNLNAFADNQLHVNQEVYQSESETNQHNQALALLMQSYGRLYSNPREAVDLYTRQCSVDASTLDLAKMGATIANHGQSPYSGKRLIAEENVPKILAEMAIAGLYDGSGQWLYNVGIPAKSGVGGGIFAVVPGKYAVAVYSPPLDKEGNSVRAQEAIEYIAHATQANVFR